CAATTTAATCAACGATCCTAGCCAGCACATTGGTCAATCACTTGGGGTTGACCAACCGAATACGCAAGGCGACAAACCTTCCTTCTATTGAAACCCGTTCTTTGCCAATTAAAAAAGATTTCACCGGAAGCCTGCTCAGTAGGTAGCAACTTTTTAAGAGGACTCGGCGAATTTTTTTATATTATTAATTCCATAAACCGCGATCTGATATAAATAAATTGGAATCTAATTTTTAAGAGGGAATGTATCTATGCAAATTCAAAACCGCATCCGAAAATATACGTCGAGTTGGTTACTGTTAACGCTGCTGCTTGCAAGTCTAACGTTCTTGTTCAGCCCGCTAATCAGCCCGCCGACCGTCGTTGATGCGGGAAAGAATGTCCCGGTTTCTGGTTTAAATCGCAATGATGCAACGATTACCGACATTAATCAAAAAGATGTGACCCATACAGCGCGTCTTTCACGAGGCCAGCTTTATTACTTAACGTACCATTGGCAAATTTCCGATGGGGTCACCGTTAATGCCGGCGACACTGCCGAATTTTCACTGCCATCATCGGTGTTGCCGCAATCCGACATTAGCTTCAAAATATTAAACCCCGGCACCCAGGAAACGATTGGCAATGTTTTTGTTAAAGCAGGCAGCTCCCAAGGGCTCATCACCTTTACCGACTTTTTCAGCCAAAAGACGGTTAAACGCGAAGGCACCTTAAAACTCCAAGTCAATGGCCGCTTTAACGATCCCGATCACCAGCAGGTTAGCTGGTATATCAATAAAGCCGGCTGGGTGGTGACGCCGCCTAAGGGTAATCATGCAGCGGATTCGAACCAATATGTCGATTCACTGGGCAGACCAAAACTCTTTCAATGGCAAATCACGTTAAACCCTCAAGGCAAAACTATCCACGATGTTGTCCTGCATGATACTTTGGATGCAGGTCAGACATTTGATGCTTCGCATGCATTGACCGTAGCCACTGGCACATACAGTCAGAACGCCTTTCATCAAAATGGTACGATTAAAGTTACTCCTCAAGTAAACGATCGGGAAATGACGATCCCCTTAGGCACCATTACCACAGCCGTTGAAGTCAGCTTATGGACCAATCCGCTTTCAACCAGTTTTGGAAGTTTTAGCGGTGACAAGAACACCTGGAACAATCAGGTCACGGCAACAGGCTCGCAAGATAGCGGGCTGAATCCAACCGCCAAGGGTAAAATCACTTGGAATAACACTGGTGTTGGTATTGGCTCAGTCAGTCAGGTGAAGCTAACTAAAGTAGGTGCGACAAGACCGCAGCAACCATTAAAAGGGGAAACTTTTGCACTTTACCGCAATGATGGCAAACTTGTTAAAAACGGGCTGACGACTGACAAGAATGGCAGCTTATCAATTTCTCAGCTACTGGCTGGTCAGTATCAGTTTGTCGAAACCAAAGCACTCGCTGGCTACCGACTCAACCGACAGCCAATTAAATTCACTTTGACCAAAGATCATCCGCGGGTGGCCATCAAGTCAGCGGATATGCCGATAACACCTGCTTCATCATCAAATTCATCGAGCACTTCCAATTCGTCTGCATCATCGGCTAAGCCATCTTCTAAAGTATCGAGCAGCTCTAAGCCATCAAAACCTTCGTCTAAAGCCTCAAGAAGTTCAAAACCATCAGAGCCCTCGTCTAAGGCATCCAGCAGTTCAGAAACTTCATCTAAATCACCGAGCAGCAGCCCCAAGCCATCTGAGTCGTCATCTCAGGCATCGAGCAGCGTCAAACCGTCGAAACCATCCTCAAGCACCAAGCCGTCTAACCCGCCGTCAACGTCATCAAGCGCGCAGTCGTCTGCATCTTCCTCAAGCCATCAGGTTGCCTCTTCTAAATCGAGTTCGTCAGTTCCTGAATCAGCTTCCAGTACTGGGTCAAGTGATTCATCAGCAAGTCTTAAGCCATCAATGGGCGCTTCTTCATCAGCCCCTACTAGAGAATCCGCCAGTTCGACCTCTGAAAGTCATACGTCTCAGCCAGCCAAATCTGCAGTAACTTCTTCGGTAGCCAGTTCCGATACAGCTTTGCCAACGGACTCAGACACGAACACGCAATCCGGGCAAGACGATCCCTCAACTGAAACAATTAATCCCCACAGCAAGCACGCCTCCAAGCGATGGATGATCCTACCCAAGACAGGTGAACGCCTTGTAAGCGCCCTGTCCACTGCGATCGGCATCGTGTTAACTGTAGTCGGTAGCGTTCTGTTCTTTAAGAATCATCGATAAACATCAATTCAAACGCTTTTACTGAAAAGAATAGGCCAAATCAAGGGCTTATTCTTTTTCTCGTCTTTAGAACAAAACCGCGGTCATCCTTGATTCGATTATGGATCCCTCAAGACTGACAGCTGATCAAACGAATATTTTACTTGCGTCTATAGCCCTCAATACGCTACGCTTATGCTCGTAACGATTACGGTTAAAGGGGTTTTACGAATGATGAAACGAGTATTGACAGTCATCAGTCTACTATTATTGTCGGTTGTGGCGGGCGCTTGTGGCACAACCGCTAAGCAGTCCGGTGACAATGATAAAATTCAAGTCGTCGCTTCTGTTGATTTTTATGGTGAAGTTGCCAAAGCTGTCGGCGGCAAAGAGGTGCAAGTCACTTCGATTATTGACAACCCGGCAATTGATCCCCACGATTATGAACCAACCACCCAAGTTGGCAAGCAGATAGCGACTGCCAATGTGGTGATTGCTAATGGCATCGGCTACGACGGCTGGATGACCAAATTGATCAAGTCCGAGAACAAGTCTAAACAGTCTTTACGGGTCGCGGAAGATATCATGGGTAAACATGAAGGCGACAATGAGCACATCTGGTACGATCCGCGAACCATGCCGAAACTCGCAAACGCGCTAGCTGCCAGATTTGCAAAACAGAATCCAGACAAAAAGGCGACGTTTAAAGCTAACGCCAAGCACTATATTGCTTCACTCGGTAAACTCAATGACCTGATCGGAAAACTTAGGCAAAACGCCAAAGGCAAGAAAGTAGATGTTTCCGAACCGGTCTTCGGTTATGCGCTCGATTACCTCGGCTATCAGATTAACAACCGCCACTTTGCCCAGGCGACTGAAGAAGGTACCGATTATAGCGCTAAAGATATTCATAGCGTCGAAGAAGACATTAAGACAAAGAAAATTGCCTTTTTCGTTAACAATAGTCAAGCCAGTTCTAAAGTTGTCGATAGTTTCATTAAACTCGCAAAAGAAAATAAGGTTCCGGTTCTTAATGTCACCGAAACCTTACCTAAAGGCAAAAACTATCGCAGCTGGATGCTCAGTCAGTATCAGCAGTTAGAAAAGATTCAAAACCAAATAGCTGCTAAGTAATTTTGACCACCAATCGCTCCGATTTCGCTGTTTATTTTAGGAACTTTTCTTGGTCGCTTGTGAAACATTGTAACATCTGCAATCTTTTCGTAAACTTTTTGCAATGAATTCGTTTTCATTTGCCCTAGACCGATTGAATTTCTTTGACGTAGCTCCTACAATGTAGTTGTAAACAGGAGCAACCAAAGGGGAGATGTTTCTAATGTCATTGATCAAGCATACTTTTAAACGCGTTGAGCATCTGATCGCCACACCACGCGATCCCCACGAAGAAGAACAAGCCCGTTTGCAGGCTGACTTGTTCTACACAAATCTCAGTAGCCTACAACCAAAAACAAATGCAAGATTTTGATTGATGGTTACCACGGTTCTGGCTGTCTCGACGTTGGTTGAGGCGGCTTTTTTATGCGCAAAAGTTGCACACTTAAGCTCCGGACAATGTCAATCCTGTTACCATTGCCAGTATCCCTAACAGCACACTACTCAGACCATAAAGTGCTGCCAATCGCCATTGACGGTTCCTCAGCAAAATAAACGTGTCCGTCGTGAAAGTTGAGAATGTCGTAAATCCACCACAAAAGCCAGTTAACAAAAGTGGCCGTAAATTCGAAAGTACTGGCAATCCGGCCAGAAGACCAGCTAAAAATGCACCCAAAACATTAATCAACAGCGTAGCAAATGGCTTACCTGGCCATAAAGTTCGTCCCAACACGGTCACCCCGTAGCGACACACTGCTCCAAATCCTGTTCCAATCCCTATCAGTATTACCATAAAGCGCCATGATCCTTTCCAACCGTGAATTTGGCGACTAGTACGCCTACCACTACAGCTAGCATCCCTCCCAAAAGATTCACACTTAGCATCAAGATAGCCGCAAGCATATTCGTTCTGATCAGACTTACGAAGTTCAACATAAGCGTGGAAAATGTTGTGAACCCCCCGATCAAGCCTGTTCCAATCGCTAACAGTAACCATTCAGGCAAATCAAACTTCAAGTCCAATCCATAAGTGGTTACTGCCAACAAAAAGCTTCCTAGCAAATTCACGATCGTTGTTCCCATCATAGTTGCTTGATCTGCTGTTACTGCACTAATCAAGTAACGCAAAACACCACCGAAAAAACCGCCAACAAAAATACCTACCAGCCAGCCAAACCGTACTTGTTCTCGCTGTATCATAACTGTTCATTCTCCTTTTCGTGCGTCTCCTGCCAGCCATACATAAAAAGACACCTACCCTGTCATATATCCCAAGGTAGGTGTCATCAACTAAACGTATAGGCGAACACCATCGCCATTCATTTCAAAAAATTATAGCAAACTTTTCTCCACGAAAAAACCCGCATTCACCTGAACACGGGTTTTTCATTTTGCCATGTACATCGGATTTATGTTTCCGGTGGCCATGGTTTACGTTGTGCGTTGTTCCGCTCGTTGCGGCAGAAATTGATTGAATTGGGAGTAAATCAAATGACAACGCTCTCTAAAGCCTTTTTTGAGTAGCTGCGTGAACACCTCAGACGATGTTGTTGTGACCCCAAAGATGATCATACTTAAATCCGGTTAGGTTTTCAACTTGCGCTTTAACCTTCGGATCAACATCGGACATCTTACCACCGGCCTTCAGACGATCGATTTCGTCACGCAGAGCCTTGTGACTTTCACGATCCAATTTGAAGAAGTAAGAAGTGACAAATGCCAAGAGCAGCATGAGGGCGGTACCAAGCAGCATCCATAAGATCAAACCGTTTAACGCACCTGCACTTTGGCTTTTGGCTGATTCATTGAAGCCAAATGCTGATAGCACAATCCCGGTTAAGAACGGTGCCAGTGCAGAAGTGGTCTTGCGAGCAAACGTCATGATGCCGGCAAAAATACCTTCGCGCCGTTGTTTGGTGACCATTTCATCCACATCAGGAATGAAGGTGTAAACCGTCCACGGAACATAACCGGTACCAGAGTTTGAAATGCCCCACGTAACCTGAAGTGCGTACAAGGTCATGATGCCCCAGCTGGTACCTGCAGCCGAACCATAATAAAGACCGGCATAGCAAGCAACCGTAAAGAACATCATTAAGTACATAATCCGCAATAACTTAGACGGGCCAAGTTTGCTCATGATCTTCGGCCAGAACAGGTTACATGGAATACCAATGATTGAACCAACTGTCAGGATGTTCGAAGCTTCGGTTGGGTTACTCTGCATCGCATAAACAATGTAGAAGACATACGTCGCACCCACAATATCGCGGGCGGTAAATGAACTAAGATAAATAACTAAGTGAAGTGCAAAGGACTTGATTCGGAAAACCGAACCCATATCCTTAATCATGTTCCAAAGCGTTACCAAAGGATTTTCGCCTTTGTTGCGGCTTTCTTCGATGATCGCTTTACGTTCTTCAGGCGTACCGTCAGTTTCCCGCTCGAAAGTGGAGAAGTAGGTTAAGCCGATCGCAAGAATAAAGATGATGGCTAGGACAATACCAAGCGTTAAGAACGCGTTGGGATTGTTTTTACCCATAATAGCAAAGATCCGACCTGGCAACCATGATGCAAGGAACGTTGCAAGCGCTGACCAAAGCATCCGGGAACTGGACAAACGAGCTTTCATATCGTAATCATCTGTCATTTCAGCAGCTAAGGTCTCATAAGGAATCATGACCAGCGCCGTGAATGCTTCCATGAGCAGATAGGTAAACAGATAATACCAGAAGCCCATATGTGAAACCCAGATGACAACGTAGATAAACATTAACGGAATGGAGATCAGCAGGAAGAATCGTCTGCGTCCAAATCTCCGTCCCATTTTAGTTGCGCCAAAATGATCGGTTAAATACCCCATCAATGGACTAATTAATGAGTCAGCTACACGAGCAATGGCAAGAATCGTACCACCAAGGACTGGTGACAAGCCACCAAAGGATGTGTAGAAGAAAAGCATCCACGTTGAGGCAACCGTTAGCGCCCCATTACCAAATAAATCTGCGGCACCGTAACCAATAACATTACGCCACCGGACTTTCCTCTTCACGATGAAAGACCTCCCTGTTTGATTAACAACAAATATGAATCCGAATCCGCTTTTCGTAAACGTTTACAAAAATGAGATTAACATCGTTTTCGTAAAACCACTACCAAAATTAGGAGATTTTAGTAAAAGAAACGCGATTGCTATTGATATGTCCCAAAACCGGAACAAATCTACAGAGTCCGTTCATTTTGAGCCATCTGTCCAATCGGCAGGGTTTATAATCCCTGCCGCGAAAACTTGTGAAACATGCGGCAAGCGCTTCTTAAAACGTAGACCTTTTTACTAGAATGACCCGGAATTTACCGGTATCGACCATTGTTTCGAAGTTTCTCTTCACGCTGTTCGTCAAAAAAAGCGCCTGTTTTGGTCGCGTATTTTCACTTTGGGACAATGAAATACTAAGTTTGGAACAAATACACATTTCGCCAATCCTACTATTCTCGAGAATAGGTGATATTACGCAATTTATGCTCGCCTAGTCGCTTTGATTTTTAGTAAACGCTTAAACGCCATATTGATTTTTCAATATTTACAACGTACGCTAAGAAAAAGCGTTCTTTACTTATAAAGGAGTAAGTTAAATCATGTCAAACATAACAGCAGCATTGTACGCGCCAGATCATTTAAGCGTTAACTTGCAGCACTTTGCCTATAACGTTCAGCAACATCCCCGCTTCAGTTGGTGGAATCATAGTAGTTTCTCTGATGCCTCCCAAGCGGCGTATCAGCTAGTTGTCTTCAAGCGGCTTCAGGATCGCGATCACCAAACCTACCTATACGACAGCGGCTGGGTCCATTCAGCACAAAACTCAGCCGTCACTGCCGCAAACTTAGCAGACAGCTTGCATCCTGGCGATCTCTATTACTGGCAGGTCCGGATTAAAGACAATCTTGGCCACACCAGTGATTTCTCACAGCCAGCGAAATTCATTTGTGCTGACCCCGCACTGCCCGTTCAGCAAGGCATCTGGCGGCAATCGCAACCAAAATCTGGTGAAGAACTAGCCCATATCGGCAACGTCGTCTTTCTTCGCAGTCCGCAGTTGACCATTGACACGAACGATGTCGACACGGCAGTTGTGGTTGCCTTCGCGCGCGGCAATGAACCGATTTTTGCCCAAAGCTTTGACCTATACGTTAATGGCCACTGCCTCGGGGTCGGTTCCGCGCGTCAGCAAGAACACGATCACGGCACGGACCGCACGGCAGTTTACTATAATGTCTACGATGCCACTGATTACCTGGAAAGTGGCACCAATACGGTAGCAGCGCTGGCAACCGGCAGTTCAGACCGACGCGCTTTTTGGTGCCAGTTGATTGTGTACAAACATGACGGTACCAAAGAAGTCGTCACCACAGCTGATCCTAGCTGGCGGGCGCTGGACGGCAGCAGTGCTTTTGGCGACTTCGGGGTCAAAATCCGCTCCCAATATTTTGGCATGGTCAGTGAAAATATCGATATGCGCTACTACCCACAAAACTGGGCAAGCAAGACCTTCGATGACCATGATTGGCCAGCTGCTTGGCGCAACCCGCAACCGATGATCGCTGATGACGAAGTTCTGGTTCCCTATCGCAGTGAAAATACCGAGCGCATTGAGGTCCATGACGCCAATAAACGTATCGTCACTTTTTCACCGCAAAATCGGTTAATCGATCTAGGTAAAGAAATTATCGGCGGCCTGACCGTTGATCTTGCCAGTGATACGGATCAACGCGTGACTGTGCTGATGGGTGAACAACTCGAAGACAACGGCCACGTCCGCCACAACATGGCTTGCGGCCCTGACTACGTTGAAAATTGGACGCTGGTCAAGGGTGAAAATCATTTCACCACTTTGCAAATGAAAAATTTCCGCTATGTTGAACTACTTGGTTTCGAAGGTGACCTACACCTCGATGCCATTAATGGTTGGGCCATGCAGCAGCGTTTCCCGGACAACGAAGGCAACTTCCAAAGCGATAGCGACCTGCTAAACCGTGAATACGAGCTATCTAAGTACACGATTAAGGCCACTAATCAGGATGTTTTTGTTGACTCGCAGGCCCGTGAACGGCGGCCGTATGAAGGCGACTTGTTGGTTAACGCGAATACAAGCTACACAGTATCCGCGAATTATTCACTGGCCCGCCACTCCTTGGATTATTTAATCGACAACCCGACCTGGCCGGAAGATTACAAGCTGTTCGCAATTGAAATGGCTTGGCTTGATTTTCTTTACACCGGCGACGATACGCTACTCAAGACCCGTTACACGGCCTTGCAGTACAAGTTGAACCGCGGCAAATCCGCCGAAAGTTTTGACGGCGCATCGCAGAGTTTCAAAGGTTCACTAAAAAATA
Above is a window of Lacticaseibacillus casei DSM 20011 = JCM 1134 = ATCC 393 DNA encoding:
- a CDS encoding metal ABC transporter solute-binding protein, with translation MMKRVLTVISLLLLSVVAGACGTTAKQSGDNDKIQVVASVDFYGEVAKAVGGKEVQVTSIIDNPAIDPHDYEPTTQVGKQIATANVVIANGIGYDGWMTKLIKSENKSKQSLRVAEDIMGKHEGDNEHIWYDPRTMPKLANALAARFAKQNPDKKATFKANAKHYIASLGKLNDLIGKLRQNAKGKKVDVSEPVFGYALDYLGYQINNRHFAQATEEGTDYSAKDIHSVEEDIKTKKIAFFVNNSQASSKVVDSFIKLAKENKVPVLNVTETLPKGKNYRSWMLSQYQQLEKIQNQIAAK
- a CDS encoding MFS transporter; the protein is MKRKVRWRNVIGYGAADLFGNGALTVASTWMLFFYTSFGGLSPVLGGTILAIARVADSLISPLMGYLTDHFGATKMGRRFGRRRFFLLISIPLMFIYVVIWVSHMGFWYYLFTYLLMEAFTALVMIPYETLAAEMTDDYDMKARLSSSRMLWSALATFLASWLPGRIFAIMGKNNPNAFLTLGIVLAIIFILAIGLTYFSTFERETDGTPEERKAIIEESRNKGENPLVTLWNMIKDMGSVFRIKSFALHLVIYLSSFTARDIVGATYVFYIVYAMQSNPTEASNILTVGSIIGIPCNLFWPKIMSKLGPSKLLRIMYLMMFFTVACYAGLYYGSAAGTSWGIMTLYALQVTWGISNSGTGYVPWTVYTFIPDVDEMVTKQRREGIFAGIMTFARKTTSALAPFLTGIVLSAFGFNESAKSQSAGALNGLILWMLLGTALMLLLAFVTSYFFKLDRESHKALRDEIDRLKAGGKMSDVDPKVKAQVENLTGFKYDHLWGHNNIV
- a CDS encoding SpaA isopeptide-forming pilin-related protein, translated to MQIQNRIRKYTSSWLLLTLLLASLTFLFSPLISPPTVVDAGKNVPVSGLNRNDATITDINQKDVTHTARLSRGQLYYLTYHWQISDGVTVNAGDTAEFSLPSSVLPQSDISFKILNPGTQETIGNVFVKAGSSQGLITFTDFFSQKTVKREGTLKLQVNGRFNDPDHQQVSWYINKAGWVVTPPKGNHAADSNQYVDSLGRPKLFQWQITLNPQGKTIHDVVLHDTLDAGQTFDASHALTVATGTYSQNAFHQNGTIKVTPQVNDREMTIPLGTITTAVEVSLWTNPLSTSFGSFSGDKNTWNNQVTATGSQDSGLNPTAKGKITWNNTGVGIGSVSQVKLTKVGATRPQQPLKGETFALYRNDGKLVKNGLTTDKNGSLSISQLLAGQYQFVETKALAGYRLNRQPIKFTLTKDHPRVAIKSADMPITPASSSNSSSTSNSSASSAKPSSKVSSSSKPSKPSSKASRSSKPSEPSSKASSSSETSSKSPSSSPKPSESSSQASSSVKPSKPSSSTKPSNPPSTSSSAQSSASSSSHQVASSKSSSSVPESASSTGSSDSSASLKPSMGASSSAPTRESASSTSESHTSQPAKSAVTSSVASSDTALPTDSDTNTQSGQDDPSTETINPHSKHASKRWMILPKTGERLVSALSTAIGIVLTVVGSVLFFKNHR
- a CDS encoding fluoride efflux transporter FluC; this encodes MIQREQVRFGWLVGIFVGGFFGGVLRYLISAVTADQATMMGTTIVNLLGSFLLAVTTYGLDLKFDLPEWLLLAIGTGLIGGFTTFSTLMLNFVSLIRTNMLAAILMLSVNLLGGMLAVVVGVLVAKFTVGKDHGALW
- a CDS encoding fluoride efflux transporter FluC → MVILIGIGTGFGAVCRYGVTVLGRTLWPGKPFATLLINVLGAFLAGLLAGLPVLSNLRPLLLTGFCGGFTTFSTFTTDTFILLRNRQWRLAALYGLSSVLLGILAMVTGLTLSGA